In Lacibacter sp. H375, one DNA window encodes the following:
- a CDS encoding TonB-dependent receptor gives MRRCFLFVLLLTALTQVSFGQSVLKGIIKDGKGQPVEAASIKVKGTAINAVADGKGHFNIPAPRELPFTLLISSAGYYPSEVEITELKEAELNIVLIDNNQLSEVVITSRRRIETAQNVPIAISVVGGAQIENAGAFNVNRLKELIPSVQLYTSNPRNTGINIRGLGSPFGLTNDGLDPGVGFYVDGVYFARPAAATLDFIDIEQIEVLRGPQGTLFGKNTTSGAFNITTRKPSFNPGANFEVSYGNYGYIQAKSSITGALTKKIAGRLSFSGTQRNGLIENVKTGKYTNDINNLGLRGQLLFKPSVNTSITLAGDLSRQRPDGYAQVVAGVVQTKRAAYRQFNAIIADLNYSLPSQNAFDRKIDHDVPWNSGNDLGGASLNIEQKIGSGTLTATTAWRYWNWDPSNDRDFTGLQALAKSQNPAKHQNWSQEVRYAGQLSSRLSGVIGLFYIDQEVKINGTEESGSAQWRFSQSSTSNLWKTPGLFEGFGINTKASIKSKSAAVFTNIDWEVFEGFHILPGLRYNYDEKDVVYNRIAYGGLDTATYNGSKGDKTTLQGFKNGVYTSQAYVANANENNLTYQLTLSYRANKHINTFATYSTSFKPVGVNVAGLPTVNGQAATDLAVIKPEDVRHFEVGVKTNPTDNFILNAVFHNTNIQNYQTNVQSAELGVNRGYIANAEEVNVKGVELDANYKVNSHFLFYGALAYTDAKYVKFANAPLPLEETGLTENGVQKAFKDISGGVLPGISKWSGSLGGEFTKASTFLNKPAKFFIALESFYRSSFSSSPSPSAYLNIDGYALVNGRVGFRCVNTGFSAFVWGRNIFNKNYYEQLLPAGGNAGQYGAVLGDQATYGVTLRYSL, from the coding sequence ATGAGAAGGTGTTTTCTTTTTGTTTTATTGCTAACAGCACTTACGCAGGTTTCGTTTGGACAGAGTGTGTTAAAAGGAATTATTAAAGATGGTAAGGGGCAGCCCGTTGAGGCAGCCAGTATCAAGGTAAAAGGAACTGCAATTAATGCTGTTGCTGATGGTAAAGGACATTTTAATATTCCTGCGCCAAGGGAATTGCCTTTTACGTTACTTATTTCTTCAGCTGGGTATTACCCAAGCGAAGTAGAGATCACTGAGTTAAAGGAAGCTGAATTAAATATTGTTTTAATTGACAACAATCAATTGTCGGAAGTTGTGATTACTTCACGTCGCCGTATTGAAACAGCACAGAATGTTCCTATTGCTATTTCAGTAGTAGGAGGTGCACAAATTGAAAATGCAGGTGCGTTTAACGTAAACCGTTTGAAAGAGCTTATACCAAGTGTGCAACTTTATACCTCCAATCCACGTAACACCGGTATTAATATCCGTGGACTGGGATCACCATTCGGACTTACCAACGATGGTCTTGATCCGGGTGTAGGTTTTTATGTTGATGGTGTATATTTTGCACGCCCTGCCGCAGCAACACTTGATTTTATCGACATCGAGCAAATTGAAGTATTGCGTGGTCCACAAGGAACACTGTTTGGTAAGAACACGACTTCAGGTGCATTCAACATCACTACCCGTAAACCAAGTTTTAATCCCGGTGCAAATTTCGAAGTGAGTTATGGCAACTATGGATATATACAAGCCAAAAGTTCAATAACAGGTGCATTAACGAAGAAGATAGCCGGACGTCTTTCTTTCTCTGGTACACAACGTAATGGTTTAATTGAAAATGTCAAAACAGGAAAGTACACGAATGATATCAATAACCTCGGCTTACGTGGCCAGTTATTATTCAAACCTTCAGTTAATACCTCTATAACACTTGCCGGTGATCTGTCCCGTCAACGTCCTGATGGTTATGCACAAGTAGTAGCCGGTGTGGTGCAAACAAAACGTGCAGCGTACCGCCAATTCAATGCAATCATTGCTGATCTTAATTATTCATTGCCCAGCCAGAATGCATTCGATCGTAAAATAGATCATGATGTTCCGTGGAATTCCGGTAACGATTTAGGTGGAGCTTCATTGAATATTGAACAAAAGATAGGATCAGGTACGCTTACAGCAACTACAGCTTGGCGTTATTGGAATTGGGATCCATCTAATGATAGAGACTTTACAGGTTTGCAAGCATTGGCTAAGTCTCAAAATCCGGCTAAGCATCAAAACTGGTCACAAGAAGTTCGTTATGCAGGTCAGTTGTCTTCACGCTTGAGTGGTGTTATTGGTTTGTTTTATATTGACCAGGAAGTTAAGATCAATGGTACAGAGGAATCAGGTTCTGCTCAGTGGCGTTTTTCACAAAGCTCAACCAGTAATCTTTGGAAAACACCGGGTCTGTTCGAAGGTTTTGGAATTAATACAAAAGCTTCTATCAAATCGAAGAGCGCTGCCGTATTCACAAATATTGATTGGGAAGTATTTGAAGGATTTCACATTTTGCCGGGGTTACGCTACAATTACGATGAAAAAGATGTTGTTTACAACCGTATAGCATATGGTGGTTTGGATACAGCTACTTACAATGGTTCTAAAGGAGATAAAACTACTTTGCAAGGATTTAAAAACGGAGTATACACCAGCCAGGCTTATGTGGCCAATGCGAATGAAAATAATCTTACTTACCAGCTTACACTTTCTTACAGAGCAAATAAACATATCAATACATTTGCAACTTATTCAACCAGCTTTAAGCCAGTTGGTGTTAACGTTGCAGGTTTGCCAACTGTAAACGGTCAGGCAGCAACTGATCTGGCAGTAATAAAACCGGAAGATGTAAGACATTTTGAAGTTGGTGTTAAAACAAATCCAACAGACAACTTTATTTTGAATGCCGTATTCCACAATACGAATATTCAGAACTATCAAACGAATGTTCAATCGGCAGAGTTAGGTGTTAACCGTGGTTACATTGCCAATGCAGAAGAAGTGAATGTAAAAGGAGTAGAGCTTGATGCAAACTATAAAGTAAATAGCCACTTCTTATTCTATGGAGCGTTGGCTTATACCGATGCGAAGTATGTGAAGTTTGCAAATGCACCGCTTCCACTTGAAGAAACAGGGTTGACTGAAAATGGCGTGCAGAAAGCATTCAAAGATATTTCAGGTGGCGTACTTCCCGGTATTTCAAAATGGTCAGGATCATTGGGCGGTGAGTTTACAAAAGCATCTACTTTCTTGAATAAACCTGCAAAATTCTTTATTGCATTGGAAAGTTTTTATCGCTCTTCTTTTTCGTCGAGTCCATCTCCATCAGCTTACCTGAACATTGATGGTTATGCACTTGTGAATGGACGAGTAGGCTTCCGTTGCGTTAACACAGGCTTTTCTGCTTTTGTATGGGGTAGAAATATTTTCAATAAAAACTACTATGAACAACTTTTGCCGGCAGGTGGTAATGCAGGTCAATATGGAGCTGTTCTTGGAGATCAGGCTACTTATGGAGTAACGTTGCGCTACTCACTTTAA